From one Parambassis ranga chromosome 5, fParRan2.1, whole genome shotgun sequence genomic stretch:
- the LOC114436049 gene encoding leucine-rich repeat neuronal protein 1-like, which yields MAPSSQPCSPLKLLCVGLLLSILSPALGKECPRLCVCEIRPWFTPQSTYKEATTVDCNDLRLTHIPTNLSVDTQVLLLQSNAISRTSGGLEALFNLTELDLSQNNFSTVEAVGLRGMNHLTTLHLEENQISQLPDHCLGNLSNLQELYINHNQINSISPRAFAGLRSLLRLHLNSNKLHVIDSQWFEETPNLEILMIGENPVIGLLDMNFKPLGSLRSLVLAGMDLTDVPANAFVGLDNLESISFYDNKLVQIPQLALQKVPNLKFLDLNKNPVHKLQEGDFRNMLRLKELGINNMMELVSIDRYALDNLPELTKLEATNNPKLSYVHRLAFRDMPSLESLMLNNNALTGLYQHTVEALPNLREISLHSNPLRCDCVIQWMSSNRTTVRFMEPLAMLCNSPPELRGQRVREMRLLESPEQCLPLISHDTFPSHLNLELGMSVSLDCRAIAEPEPEIYWVTPLGTKITTDMKSERYHLSSEGTLRLSHMQVEDSGRYTCVAQNTEGADTWVATVRVNGTLLDNAQVMKISVKQTESHSILVSWKVNSNVMSSNLKWASATMKIDNPHITYTARVPVDVHEYNLTHLQPATEYEVCLTVSNIHLQTHKSCVNVTTRGATFALDLSDQHPSAAVLAVMSTMLAFLSLATAGIYMARRWKRNNYHHSLKKYMLKTSSIPLNELYPPLINLWEADGDKDKDGSTEGKPSPVDTTRSYYMW from the coding sequence ATGGCACCCAGCTCTCAGCCCTGTTCTCCTCTAAAGTTGCTCTGCGTGGGATTGCTCCTTTCCATTCTGTCACCTGCACTTGGCAAAGAATGTCCCCGTTTGTGTGTCTGCGAGATCCGACCTTGGTTCACCCCTCAATCAACCTACAAAGAAGCAACTACAGTGGATTGCAATGACCTGAGGCTAACACACATCCCTACCAACCTGTCAGTAGATACCCAGGTGTTACTGCTCCAAAGCAATGCCATCTCCCGCACTAGTGGAGGGCTGGAGGCACTATTTAACTTGACAGAGCTTGACCTGTCCCAGAACAACTTCAGCACTGTGGAAGCTGTTGGTCTCAGAGGCATGAACCACCTGACCACCCTGCATCTAGAGGAGAACCAGATCAGCCAGCTGCCAGACCACTGTCTGGGAAACCTCTCAAACCTCCAGGAGCTCTACATTAACCACAACCAGATAAACTCTATCTCCCCTCGAGCCTTTGCAGGCCTGCGCAGCCTGCTGCGGCTACACCTTAACTCCAATAAGCTTCATGTCATAGACAGCCAATGGTTTGAAGAAACACCTAACCTTGAGATCCTCATGATTGGGGAGAACCCAGTAATTGGCCTCCTTGACATGAACTTTAAGCCTCTAGGAAGCCTGAGGAGTTTGGTTCTGGCTGGCATGGATCTCACCGATGTCCCAGCAAATGCTTTTGTAGGTTTGGATAATCTGGAGAGCATTTCTTTCTATGACAACAAACTGGTCCAAATCCCTCAGTTAGCACTTCAGAAAGTTCCCAATCTGAAATTTCTGGATTTGAACAAAAATCCAGTTCACAAACTTCAGGAAGGAGACTTCAGAAACATGCTGCGTCTAAAGGAGTTGGGCATCAACAATATGATGGAGCTGGTTTCTATTGATCGCTATGCTCTGGACAACCTACCAGAACTGACAAAACTGGAGGCCACCAACAACCCTAAACTGTCTTATGTCCACAGGCTGGCATTTAGGGATATGCCTTCCCTGGAAAGTCTGATGCTCAACAATAATGCTCTCACTGGCCTATACCAGCACACTGTGGAGGCGTTGCCTAATCTGCGGGAGATCAGCCTCCACAGCAACCCACTGCGCTGTGATTGTGTCATTCAGTGGATGAGTTCCAATAGGACCACAGTGCGATTCATGGAGCCCTTGGCTATGCTGTGCAACTCCCCACCAGAACTCAGAGGCCAGCGTGTCAGAGAGATGAGGCTGCTGGAGTCCCCAGAGCAGTGTCTTCCCCTTATTTCCCATGACACCTTCCCCAGCCACTTGAACCTTGAGCTGGGCATGAGTGTTAGCCTGGACTGCAGGGCAATAGCTGAACCAGAGCCTGAAATTTACTGGGTGACTCCTCTTGGGACCAAAATCACGACAGACATGAAATCAGAGCGATACCACTTGAGCAGTGAGGGGACTCTAAGGCTGTCTCACATGCAGGTGGAAGATTCTGGTCGCTACACCTGTGTGGCCCAAAACACAGAAGGAGCTGACACGTGGGTTGCCACTGTCCGAGTAAATGGGACCCTGCTAGACAACGCTCAGGTGATGAAGATCTCTGTCAAACAGACCGAGTCCCACTCCATCCTGGTTTCCTGGAAAGTCAACTCTAATGTCATGTCCTCCAACCTAAAGTGGGCCTCTGCTACCATGAAGATTGACAACCCGCACATCACCTACACAGCTCGTGTCCCTGTAGATGTACATGAGTACAACCTCACACACCTTCAACCTGCTACTGAATATGAGGTATGCCTCACAGTCTCCAACatccacctgcagacacacaagtcTTGTGTTAATGTGACAACACGAGGTGCTACCTTTGCCCTGGACCTGTCAGACCAGCACCCAAGCGCGGCTGTGCTGGCTGTCATGTCGACCATGCTGGCCTTCCTCAGTCTGGCCACTGCTGGCATCTACATGGCCCGCAGATGGAAGAGAAACAACTACCACCACTCCTTGAAGAAATACATGCTGAAGACCTCCTCCATCCCACTTAACGAGCTCTACCCTCCGCTCATTAACTTGTGGGAGGCTGATGGTGACAAGGACAAGGATGGCAGCACAGAGGGAAAACCCTCTCCTGTTGACACCACACGTAGTTATTACATGTGGTGA
- the sumf1 gene encoding formylglycine-generating enzyme, which produces MVRYFTFLLFFLGCVSKVLVVQSPCGTKEQEPATPEGAAGCGCDRLKRAAAVEEDGTLSIDPAVKYSTEANERTSKTPGEERTQSQMVLISGGEFLMGTDNPGIPPDGEGPQRLVTVDSFYMDIQEVTNQQFQSFISATGYVTEAEKFGDSFVFEGILSEAVKNQIDQAVAAAPWWLPVKGATWKHPEGPDSNITERLDHPVVHLSWTDAVAYCSWANKRLPTEAEWEYACRGGLKDRLYPWGNKLNPKGQHYANLWQGDFPTHNSAEDGFIKTSPVMSFPANQFGLYDMVGNAWEWTSDWWTVHHTTEQQHNPVGPPSGTDKVKKGGSYMCHKSYCYRYRCAARSQNTPDSSASNLGFRCVSQMNR; this is translated from the exons ATGGTGCGCTACTTTAccttcctgctcttcttccttGGATGTGTGAGTAAAGTGTTGGTTGTTCAGAGTCCATGTGGGACCAAGGAGCAGGAGCCTGCCACCCCGGAGGGAGCAGCGGGCTGCGGCTGTGACAGGCTGAAAAGAGCCGCTGCTGTGGAGGAGGACGGGACACTGTCCATAGATCCAGCTGTTAAATACTCCACAGAAGCAAATGAGAGGACTTCCAAGACACCAGGAGAGGAAAGGACACAAAGTCAG ATGGTGCTGATTTCTGGAGGAGAGTTCCTGATGGGAACAGACAACCCAGGCATCCCTCCAGATGGTGAGGGACCACAGCGGCTGGTGACTGTAGACTCCTTCTACATGGACATTCAGGAAGTCACAAACCAGCAGTTCCAAAGCTTCATCAGCGCCACAGGATATGTTACTGAG GCAGAGAAGTTTGGAGACTCGTTTGTATTTGAGGGAATTTTAAGCGAAGCTGTCAAAAACCAAATCGATCAAGCA GTGgctgctgccccctggtggcttcCAGTCAAAGGGGCCACCTGGAAGCACCCTGAGGGTCCAGACTCCAACATCACAGAAAG GCTGGATCATCCTGTTGTGCATCTCTCCTGGACAGATGCTGTTGCTTACTGCTCCTGGGCCAACAAGAGACTCCCTACAGAGGCAGAGTGGGAGTATGCCTGCAGGGGAGGCCTAAAAGACAG GCTTTACCCGTGGGGAAATAAACTGAACCCAAAAGGACAGCACTATGCCAACCTCTGGCAGGGAGATTTCCCCACACACAACTCTGCAGAGGATGGATTCATCAAAACGTCACCG GTGATGTCTTTTCCTGCCAACCAGTTTGGTCTGTATGACATGGTGGGGAATGCATGGGAATGGACCTCAGACTGGTGGACTGTACATCAcaccacagagcagcaacacaatCCT GTGGGTCCTCCTTCAGGCACAGACAAAGTGAAGAAAGGAGGATCATACATGTGCCACAAG TCCTACTGCTACAGATACCGATGTGCCGCACGAAGCCAGAACACTCCAGATAGTTCAGCCTCTAATCTGGGTTTTCGCTGTGTGTCTCAGATGAACCGATGA